The following coding sequences are from one Haploplasma axanthum window:
- the rpoC gene encoding DNA-directed RNA polymerase subunit beta' produces the protein MAKDVLNTKVENLKLSTPVLDKLKLSGIDRLDDFNTFTLKELKMLLGETFTEVTKVLREYYLPSNLENLNLSSETLEILKNSRIDDLEILLNYDKRTLYDLFKEDSVLLQEINELLETYGFDRLVEFVEGEVAYHIEDDNKEISALDIDLKQRINIEVEPLRKGYGSRSYTHFKIRLASPNEIRQWSYGEVMNHETINYRTSKPEVGGLFCERIFGPTKDYQCACGKKQSGNKGQICPKCGIEITESKVRRERMGHINLEAPVVHTWYIKSSPSRLAILLGIKSKQLEEVVYHASYIVTDPGSTMLTKKRILSEQEYSQLLEQYPRQFTAQTGAEAIKTLLMELDLEKEVKILRRKIKSNSAQKRERAIKRLEVVEAFNNSDNKPEWMVLEVIPVIPPDLRPMVALDGGRFATTDLNDLYRRILNRNNRLKKQKEQHAPRLILKNEKRMLQEAVDALIDNSKRGKKAVVERGRNLKSLSDMLRCKQGRLRQNLLGKRVDYSGRSVIIVGPDLEMYQCGIPREMAITLFKPFILRELQKNQGLDKKNANSKYETMDDEVWQALEKVVVEHPVLLNRAPTLHRLGIQVFEPKLIDGKAIRLHPLVTPAFNADFDGDQMAVHVPLSNEAQAEARLLMLASNNILNPKDGKPVVTPSQDMVLGNYYLTIENELAKADSTEHPEHYKYINRNEGKFFFDVNEAKLAFEKKEIGLHTRIIISPKVLKHNFTPEQREMYLVTTLGKLIFNDVLPEIFYYLNEPTTKNLENGTPDIYFIPKGHNPLEYLANIPLPQPFNKKFLSQIISRVFKLLNISETSKILDKVKDLGFKYSTVAGFTISFADINVYSKKDELIKRVRTKIDEISEFFEMGLLTDDERRKLVIKEWEAASDEIKKGLSGELDSENHIYMMMSSGARGSISSFVQLSGMRGLMRNPKGETIEVPVQASFREGLTVSEFFISTHGARKGSTDTALKTAESGYLTRRLVDVSQEVIIVEDDCGSERGMIVRPIMENGKVIVPLRDRIIGRYVSRDVISNKKKKPIILRNELVTEEIADEIVADGITEVEIRNVFTCVSENGISAKSYGRNLATNTVVEVGDSVGVVAAQSIGEPGTQLTMRTFHTGGVASASDITQGLPRIQELFEARKPKGEARISEVNGKVKEVNRQNNGTTEIYITENVKDAGIYQYYVGASDDLYVKEGNTVIKGQALASNEVKSDVNGKIIKISNLNNDTLEISIKEEIREAKEYKYVIDPNVEILVRKNAPVVAGQKLCAGSINPKELLRVVSAEAAQNYILEEVQKVYRAQDVEISDKHVEIIVRQMFRRIYVVYEGDSHLLPGTEVSVAVFKDAVKEAITNGTRIPVGRPILLGITRASLRSDSFLSAASFQETTKILTEAAIRSSVDELHGLKENVIIGGLIPAGTGILSDKFFEYDAPPKTNFDDDDYDYLD, from the coding sequence ATGGCTAAGGATGTTTTAAATACAAAAGTTGAAAATTTAAAATTGTCAACTCCCGTATTAGATAAATTAAAACTTTCAGGAATTGATCGCCTTGATGATTTTAATACTTTCACTTTGAAAGAATTAAAAATGTTATTAGGTGAAACATTTACAGAAGTTACTAAAGTATTAAGAGAATATTATTTACCAAGTAATCTTGAAAATTTAAATCTAAGTAGTGAAACATTAGAGATTTTAAAAAATTCAAGAATTGATGATTTAGAAATATTGTTAAACTACGATAAAAGAACATTATACGATTTATTTAAAGAAGATAGTGTTCTATTACAAGAAATTAATGAACTTTTAGAAACATACGGATTTGATAGATTAGTTGAATTTGTTGAAGGTGAAGTTGCATATCATATTGAAGATGATAATAAAGAAATCAGTGCTTTAGATATCGATTTAAAACAAAGAATCAATATTGAAGTTGAACCACTTCGTAAAGGTTATGGTTCAAGATCATATACTCACTTCAAAATTAGATTAGCATCACCAAATGAAATTAGACAATGGTCATACGGAGAAGTTATGAACCATGAAACTATTAACTATCGTACTTCTAAACCAGAAGTTGGTGGATTATTCTGTGAAAGAATTTTTGGACCAACTAAAGATTATCAATGTGCTTGTGGTAAAAAACAAAGTGGTAATAAAGGACAAATTTGTCCAAAATGTGGTATTGAAATTACTGAATCAAAAGTACGTCGTGAAAGAATGGGACATATTAACTTAGAAGCACCGGTTGTACATACTTGGTACATTAAGAGTTCACCATCAAGATTAGCGATATTACTTGGAATTAAATCTAAACAATTAGAAGAAGTGGTATACCACGCTTCATACATTGTTACTGATCCAGGTTCAACAATGCTAACAAAAAAACGTATTTTATCTGAACAAGAATATAGTCAATTGCTAGAACAATATCCAAGACAATTTACAGCACAAACTGGTGCTGAAGCTATAAAAACATTGTTAATGGAATTAGATTTAGAAAAAGAAGTTAAAATTTTAAGAAGAAAGATTAAATCAAATTCAGCTCAAAAACGTGAAAGAGCAATCAAGCGTTTAGAAGTAGTTGAAGCATTTAATAATTCAGATAATAAACCTGAATGGATGGTACTTGAAGTTATTCCAGTTATTCCACCTGATTTAAGACCAATGGTTGCATTAGATGGTGGTAGATTTGCAACAACTGACTTGAATGATTTATATCGTCGTATTCTAAATAGAAATAATCGTTTGAAAAAACAAAAAGAACAACATGCTCCTCGTTTAATTCTTAAAAACGAAAAACGTATGTTACAAGAAGCTGTTGATGCTTTAATTGATAATTCTAAACGTGGTAAAAAAGCTGTTGTTGAACGTGGTAGAAACTTAAAATCATTATCAGATATGTTAAGATGTAAACAAGGTCGTCTACGTCAAAACTTGCTTGGTAAACGTGTTGACTACTCAGGACGTTCAGTAATTATCGTTGGACCGGACTTAGAAATGTATCAATGTGGTATTCCACGTGAAATGGCTATTACATTATTTAAACCATTCATTTTAAGAGAATTACAAAAAAATCAAGGTTTAGATAAGAAAAATGCTAACTCAAAATATGAAACAATGGATGATGAAGTATGGCAAGCACTTGAAAAAGTAGTTGTTGAGCACCCAGTTTTATTAAACCGTGCCCCTACATTACACCGTTTAGGTATTCAAGTATTTGAACCTAAATTGATTGATGGTAAAGCAATTCGTCTTCACCCACTTGTTACACCAGCATTTAACGCTGACTTTGACGGGGACCAAATGGCTGTCCATGTTCCACTATCAAATGAAGCACAAGCAGAAGCAAGATTATTAATGCTTGCATCTAATAACATCTTAAACCCTAAAGATGGTAAACCAGTTGTTACTCCATCTCAAGATATGGTTTTAGGTAATTATTATTTAACAATTGAAAATGAATTAGCTAAAGCTGATTCAACTGAACATCCAGAACATTATAAATATATTAATCGTAATGAAGGTAAATTCTTCTTTGATGTTAATGAAGCTAAATTAGCATTTGAAAAGAAAGAAATTGGCTTACATACAAGAATTATTATTAGCCCTAAAGTGTTGAAACACAACTTTACTCCTGAACAAAGAGAAATGTATTTAGTGACAACATTAGGTAAATTAATATTTAATGATGTATTACCAGAAATCTTCTATTACTTAAATGAACCAACAACTAAAAACTTGGAAAATGGAACACCAGATATTTACTTTATTCCAAAAGGACATAATCCATTAGAATATTTAGCAAACATCCCACTTCCACAACCATTTAACAAAAAATTCTTATCACAAATTATTTCAAGAGTATTTAAACTATTAAATATTAGTGAAACATCTAAAATCTTGGATAAAGTTAAGGATTTAGGATTTAAATATTCAACAGTTGCTGGATTTACAATTTCATTTGCTGATATTAACGTATACTCTAAAAAAGATGAACTAATTAAACGTGTAAGAACAAAAATTGACGAAATTAGTGAATTCTTTGAAATGGGATTATTAACAGATGATGAAAGAAGAAAATTAGTTATTAAAGAATGGGAAGCAGCCAGTGATGAAATTAAAAAAGGACTTTCTGGCGAGTTAGATTCTGAAAACCATATTTATATGATGATGAGCTCTGGTGCTCGTGGTAGTATCAGTAGTTTCGTACAATTATCTGGTATGCGCGGTCTGATGAGAAACCCGAAAGGGGAAACAATCGAAGTTCCAGTACAAGCATCATTTAGAGAAGGATTAACAGTTTCTGAATTCTTTATTTCTACCCACGGTGCTCGTAAAGGATCAACCGATACAGCCTTAAAAACTGCCGAATCAGGTTACTTAACAAGAAGACTTGTTGACGTCAGTCAAGAAGTAATTATTGTTGAAGATGATTGTGGATCAGAACGTGGTATGATTGTTAGACCAATCATGGAAAACGGAAAAGTTATTGTTCCACTTAGAGATAGAATTATTGGTAGATACGTAAGTAGAGATGTTATAAGCAATAAGAAAAAGAAACCAATCATTTTAAGAAATGAATTAGTTACTGAAGAAATTGCTGATGAAATCGTTGCTGATGGAATTACTGAAGTTGAAATTAGAAATGTCTTCACTTGTGTTTCTGAAAATGGTATTTCTGCTAAATCATATGGTAGAAACTTGGCTACTAATACAGTAGTTGAAGTTGGGGATTCAGTTGGGGTAGTTGCTGCTCAATCAATTGGTGAACCAGGTACACAATTAACGATGCGTACATTCCATACTGGTGGTGTGGCATCTGCATCAGATATTACTCAAGGGTTACCTCGTATTCAAGAATTATTTGAAGCAAGAAAACCTAAAGGTGAAGCAAGAATAAGTGAAGTTAATGGTAAAGTTAAAGAAGTAAATCGTCAAAATAATGGGACAACAGAAATCTATATTACAGAAAATGTAAAAGATGCTGGAATATACCAATATTATGTAGGTGCTTCTGATGACTTATACGTTAAAGAAGGAAATACAGTTATAAAAGGACAAGCTTTAGCATCAAATGAAGTTAAGAGTGATGTTAATGGTAAGATAATTAAAATATCTAACCTAAATAATGACACGCTTGAAATATCAATTAAAGAAGAAATAAGAGAAGCTAAAGAATACAAATATGTAATTGATCCAAATGTTGAAATCCTTGTTCGTAAGAATGCTCCAGTTGTTGCTGGACAAAAATTATGTGCAGGATCAATCAATCCAAAAGAATTACTACGTGTTGTATCAGCAGAAGCTGCACAAAACTATATTTTAGAAGAAGTTCAAAAAGTATACCGTGCACAAGACGTGGAAATTAGTGATAAGCATGTGGAAATTATTGTACGTCAAATGTTTAGAAGAATTTATGTTGTTTATGAAGGAGATTCACATTTACTTCCAGGAACTGAAGTTTCAGTAGCAGTATTTAAAGATGCCGTTAAAGAAGCAATCACAAATGGAACTAGAATACCTGTTGGTAGACCAATCTTACTTGGTATTACAAGAGCATCACTAAGAAGTGATTCATTCTTATCAGCAGCATCATTCCAAGAAACTACAAAGATTCTTACAGAAGCAGCTATTAGAAGTAGTGTTGATGAGTTACATGGTCTAAAAGAAAATGTTATTATCGGTGGATTAATCCCTGCTGGTACTGGTATTTTATCAGATAAATTCTTTGAATATGATGCGCCACCAAAGACTAACTTTGATGACGATGATTATGACTATCTAGATTAA
- a CDS encoding ABC transporter ATP-binding protein/permease → MIKIENVVKNYKTKSVTVEALKNVSLEINSGMIFITGRSGSGKTTLLNLIGALDKYDSGSIKVDNKELKEMSSRELDDYRANEIGIIFQEYNLLENFSVKENINMPLLIQGIENENPIDEALRNVELEEMKNRKTNELSGGQRQRVAIARTIVKKPRIILADEPTGAVDSETAEIIFNCLKKLSETSLVIIASHDLESANKYADRIISFKDGRIVEDRVINDKNQSIVKKEEETAKLKNKEILKLALSFLFRKPKRLIMILLIFILSLTGIIISDTFGSSNTDKVLLNEMKKNDTRYLVYSQSFYTSDSNIESYMDDEDVNYLLQKIKYDGKIDYVYSFYDEVDYNYGALASSNNYYRIKEKGHIEIDNDFMSMYNFKLSAGRLPENDNEVVVTEYIYNKFQYYGYKEGNKSVKISTFDDLIDKDLYLTGRNDGFKIVGILDTLFNEKRYSKIRDKNFVDNGLKSQFLINSYESEMNSGIHNSLYFMNGYTKRFFGDYTNEAAYVRIIVPFSTSESNKLKLFVNEVKYPTIKDKYEKNNIVSVEYSIEKGLFTDVELLKNYFNLIIEITQIVSVVLIALITLLFIYYFNGLVDGRKKEIGILTAIGIKKAEVRKIFLIEALYIALLNIIMTLIVSLMILRIMNSFTTSTLGLSVEVFYISIRQIVFLVGFSILVIILGSYLPLKKISKKQLINLIRGK, encoded by the coding sequence ATGATAAAGATAGAAAATGTGGTTAAAAACTATAAAACAAAGAGTGTAACAGTAGAAGCATTAAAAAATGTATCATTAGAAATAAATTCAGGAATGATATTTATAACAGGAAGATCAGGGAGTGGTAAAACCACTCTTTTGAACTTGATTGGTGCACTTGATAAGTATGATAGTGGAAGTATAAAAGTAGATAATAAAGAATTAAAAGAAATGAGTAGTAGAGAATTAGATGATTACCGTGCAAATGAAATAGGAATAATCTTTCAAGAATATAACTTGCTAGAAAACTTTAGTGTAAAAGAAAATATAAATATGCCACTTCTAATTCAAGGTATAGAAAATGAAAATCCAATAGATGAAGCATTAAGAAATGTTGAACTAGAAGAGATGAAGAATAGAAAAACAAATGAACTATCAGGTGGACAAAGACAAAGAGTCGCAATAGCAAGAACAATAGTTAAAAAGCCTAGAATAATTTTAGCAGATGAACCAACTGGAGCGGTTGATTCAGAAACAGCAGAGATTATTTTTAATTGTCTAAAGAAGCTAAGTGAGACATCACTTGTAATAATAGCATCCCATGATTTAGAATCAGCTAATAAATATGCAGATAGAATAATAAGTTTTAAAGATGGAAGAATAGTTGAAGATAGAGTTATAAATGATAAAAATCAAAGTATAGTAAAAAAAGAAGAAGAAACTGCTAAATTAAAGAATAAAGAAATATTGAAATTAGCATTATCATTTCTATTTAGAAAACCAAAGAGATTAATAATGATTTTACTTATCTTTATATTATCACTAACAGGAATTATTATTAGTGACACATTTGGAAGTAGTAATACTGATAAAGTTTTATTAAATGAAATGAAGAAAAATGATACGAGATACCTAGTATACAGTCAGTCATTTTATACATCCGATAGTAACATTGAATCATATATGGATGACGAAGATGTTAATTATTTATTACAAAAGATCAAATATGATGGAAAAATAGACTATGTTTATAGTTTTTATGATGAAGTTGATTATAATTATGGCGCACTTGCATCCAGTAATAATTATTATAGAATCAAGGAAAAAGGGCATATTGAAATTGATAATGATTTTATGAGTATGTATAATTTTAAACTTAGTGCTGGAAGACTTCCTGAAAATGATAATGAGGTTGTAGTAACAGAATACATATATAATAAATTTCAATATTATGGGTATAAAGAAGGAAATAAATCTGTTAAGATTAGTACATTTGATGATTTAATAGATAAAGATTTGTACTTAACTGGAAGAAATGATGGATTTAAAATTGTTGGGATATTAGATACATTATTTAATGAAAAAAGATATTCAAAAATTAGAGATAAAAATTTTGTTGACAATGGACTTAAAAGTCAATTCTTGATAAATTCATATGAAAGTGAAATGAACTCTGGTATTCACAACTCACTATATTTCATGAATGGATATACAAAGAGATTTTTTGGCGATTATACAAACGAGGCAGCATATGTAAGAATAATCGTTCCATTTTCCACTAGTGAAAGTAATAAATTAAAACTTTTTGTTAATGAAGTAAAATATCCAACTATTAAAGATAAATATGAGAAAAATAATATTGTTAGTGTTGAATATAGTATTGAAAAAGGATTATTCACAGATGTGGAATTGTTGAAAAACTATTTTAACTTAATAATTGAAATCACGCAAATAGTATCAGTTGTATTAATCGCTCTAATTACTTTATTATTCATTTATTATTTTAATGGATTAGTAGATGGCCGTAAGAAAGAAATAGGTATTTTAACAGCCATTGGTATTAAAAAAGCTGAAGTAAGAAAGATATTTTTAATTGAGGCACTGTATATTGCTTTGTTAAACATAATTATGACATTGATTGTTTCACTTATGATTTTAAGAATTATGAATTCATTTACCACAAGCACGCTTGGTTTAAGCGTTGAAGTATTCTACATTTCAATTAGACAAATAGTATTTTTAGTAGGCTTTTCAATTCTAGTGATTATACTTGGAAGTTACTTGCCGCTTAAGAAAATCAGTAAGAAGCAATTAATAAACTTAATAAGGGGTAAATAG